The Brassica napus cultivar Da-Ae chromosome C7, Da-Ae, whole genome shotgun sequence genome has a segment encoding these proteins:
- the LOC106442315 gene encoding uncharacterized protein LOC106442315, which produces MDSTSAADNIREDAVSKVLGKDKPGRVRGFGRGITANKLAYLQFRDAKIAEMKSEIEELKGMVRELAEKKKSNVDAETSESSGGFKEGVRVQILDWIESEDVVVGEGEFCSAEPKYKIGRIPIGPNAVAIVVKYALSASASLWRPTTDVLTLDEAVGYKISWPMDKVILDKDPNCSEDLSMQSKEGEYRRCKIYDWTNDGDEVIAEGLVCSSKSKDMVNNIPLGPNAVSVEVVKVFNDQAYLWRPTADMFLIGDALSEKIAWPVLKVEVMPTPATEVTPTKCAGKKIASPSKPAKKKAVSPGSTSSTRSPKQKCTLLDCNNSGRKVAEGRVASTDPNELCHFVPLGPNASNVWIDVAKIGDAKVWRPNSEIEYISDAMGSVVAWPNDKIKFV; this is translated from the exons TAATAAGCTAGCATATCTGCAATTTAGAGACGCTAAGATTGCAGAAATGAAAAGTGAGATTGAAGAGTTAAAGGGGATGGTGCGAGAATTAGCTGAGAAGAAG AAAAGTAATGTTGATGCTGAAACATCTGAGAGTAGTGGTGGATTCAAAGAAGGAGTCAGAGTACAAATACTGGATTGGATTGAATCAGAGGATGTTGTTGTTGGTGAAGGAGAATTCTGCTCTGCTGAACCGAAGTACAAAATTGGTCGTATACCAATTGGTCCTAATGCAGTGGCTATCGTAGTTAAGTATGCACTAAGCGCATCAGCTTCACTCTGGAGGCCTACTACGGATGTGTTAACTCTTGATGAAGCTGTGGGATACAAGATATCTTGGCCAATGGATAAAGTGATTTTGGATAAGGATCCAAACTGTTCTGAAGATTTATCTAtg CAAAGCAAGGAAGGTGAATATCGAAGATGCAAGATATATGATTGGACCAATGATGGGGACGAGGTCATTGCTGAAGGTCTCGTGTGCTCTTCAAAATCCAAAGACATGGTTAACAACATACCTCTGGGTCCCAATGCTGTTAGTGTCGAAGTAGTGAAGGTGTTCAATGATCAAGCATATTTGTGGAGGCCAACCGCTGATATGTTCTTGATTGGTGATGCACTTAGCGAGAAAATAGCATGGCCAGTCCTAAAGGTTGAAGTCATGCCTACACCTGCTACAGAAGTAACACCAACTAAATGTGCAGGGAAGAAAATAGCATCACCTTCGAAGCCAGCCAAGAAAAAAGCAGTG AGTCCAGGCAGCACTAGTTCGACCAGAAGTCCGAAGCAGAAGTGCACTCTCTTGGATTGCAACAACTCTGGACGTAAGGTAGCTGAAGGAAGGGTAGCTTCAACGGATCCGAATGAGTTGTGCCACTTTGTACCCCTAGGTCCAAATGCAAGCAATGTGTGGATTGATGTGGCTAAGATCGGTGATGCAAAAGTCTGGAGGCCAAATTCAGAGATTGAATACATATCTGATGCAATGGGTTCGGTTGTGGCATGGCCAAATGACAAAATCAAGTTTGTCTAA
- the LOC106442314 gene encoding uncharacterized protein LOC106442314 translates to MDKSWIWLPRNSHEYSEGATNFVNSSAKRLGSLSEMLCPCRDCRNLSHQSLDKIVEHLVIRGMDKKYKSSRWSIHGEKRDSAEDSVLQYETEAFDLFKTIFSMDEGGPNPTTDNEDDEAPEEIEFKKKLRDAQTPLYSDCLKHTKVSAIMGLYRFKVKSGVSENYFDQLLVLLEDLLPEDNVLPKSLAAIKKFLKIFGFGYDSIHACKNDCILYRKEYENLESCPRCKVSRWEMDKHSNELKVGIPAKVLRYFPIKDRFRRMFRSQRMAEDLRWHYTNATEDGTMRHPVDSISWAQVNAKWPDFAADPRNLRLGISTDGMNPFSMQSTNHSTWPVLLVNYNTPPTMCMKAENIMLTLLIPGPTAPGNNIDVYLAPLIDDLKDLWAEGIEVYDSFAKENFNLRALLLWSISDYPALGTLSGCKVKGKQACNVCGKDTPARWLKFSRKFVYMSNRRRLPPGHRYRYKKAWFDNTVEEGNANRIQTGAEIYETLQAFTNDFGRPLEKEKKRKRLELEDDERLQEEECEESNELWRWKKRSIFFDLPYWKELPVRHNIDVMHVEKNVSDAILSLLMQSAKSKDGLKARKDLEDIGIRKHLHTEVRGKKTYLPPAAYWLSKREKTIFCQRLAKFRGPDGYCGNIANSVSVNPPNIGSLKSHDHHVLVQNLLPAALRGLLHRGPRIAINRLCSYFNRLCQRIIDPEKLISMETEFVETMCQLERFFPPALFDIMFHLPLHLSREARLGGPVHFRWMYPFERYMKTLKAFVKNYARPEACMAEAYLAGECVAFCLEFLKESVPVQEAVNRNEDVEADRMVVEGRPLQKGIEVTLSDKDRDIAHRYVLMNMASLDPFLE, encoded by the exons ATGGATAAGTCGTGGATTTGGCTTCCAAG GAATAGCCACGAGTATTCAGAAGGAGCAACTAATTTTGTGAATTCGTCCGCAAAAAGATTGGGAAGTCTGTCTGAAATGCTATGCCCTTGTAGAGACTGCCGCAATCTGAGCCATCAGTCACTGGATAAAATTGTGGAGCATTTGGTGATTAGGGGTATGGATAAGAAGTATAAGAGTTCTCGTTGGAGTATTCATGGAGAAAAAAGAGATTCTGCAGAAGACagtgttcttcaatatgaaacAGAGGCGTTTGATTTGTTTAAGACAATATTCTCCATGGACGAAGGTGGTCCAAACCCGACAACTGACAACGAAGACGATGAAGCACCAGAGGAAATTGAGTTTAAGAAAAAGCTCAGAGACGCTCAAACGCCATTATACTCGGATTGTCTCAAGCACACAAAGGTTTCAGCTATCATGGGACTTTACAGATTCAAGGTTAAAAGTGGTGTGTCGGAGAACTACTTTGATCAGCTGTTGGTTTTACTTGAGGATTTGCTACCTGAAGACAATGTTCTTCCCAAGAGTTTAGCTGCAATCAAAAAATTTCTGAAGATCTTTGGGTTCGGCTACGACAGTATTCATGCTTGCAAGAATGATTGCATATTGTATAGGAAGGAGTATGAGAACCTAGAAAGCTGTCCAAGATGCAAAGTTTCAAGATGGGAAATGGATAAGCACAGTAATGAGTTAAAGGTGGGGATTCCGGCAAAGGTCCTTAGATATTTTCCAATCAAGGACAGGTTTAGGAGGATGTTTAGATCACAAAGGATGGCTGAAGATCTGCGTTGGCACTATACCAATGCCACTGAAGATGGTACAATGCGGCACCCTGTTGATTCTATCTCTTGGGCACAAGTGAATGCTAAATGGCCAGACTTTGCTGCTGATCCACGGAATCTTCGACTTGGGATTTCTACAGATGGGATGAACCCTTTCTCCATGCAAAGCACCAATCACAGCACATGGCCAGTGTTGTTAGTGAACTATAACACGCCTCCAACCATGTGTATGAAGGCTGAGAATATAATGCTGACTTTGTTGATCCCTGGTCCTACTGCTCCTGGTAACAACATTGATGTTTACCTAGCACCACTGATAGACGATCTAAAGGATTTGTGGGCTGAGGGTATTGAAGTGTATGACTCATTTGCGAAGGAGAACTTTAATCTCAGAGCCTTGCTGCTTTGGAGTATCAGTGACTATCCAGCCTTAGGAACACTGTCTGGATGTAAAGTAAAGGGGAAACAAGCCTGCAATGTATGTGGAAAGGATACACCTGCAAGGTGGCTTAAGTTTAGCCGCAAGTTTGTCTACATGAGTAACAGAAGGAGACTACCGCCTGGCCATCGTTACAGATATAAAAAAGCTTGGTTTGACAACACTGTGGAGGAAGGGAATGCTAATAGGATACAAACAGGCGCTGAGATATATGAGACACTACAAGCTTTTACGAATGATTTTGGTAGACCTctagagaaggaaaaaaaaaggaaaagactagagttggaagatgatgaGAGGTTACAAGAAGAAGAGTGTGAAGAATCAAATGAACTATGGCGGtggaagaagagatcaataTTCTTTGATCTACCTTACTGGAAG GAGTTGCCTGTTCGTCACAATATTGATGTTATGCACGTAGAAAAGAATGTGTCCGATGCTATATTGTCTCTGTTGATGCAAAGTGCGAAGTCAAAAGATGGGTTGAAAGCAAGAAAAGACTTAGAAGATATTGGAATCAGAAAGCACTTGCACACAGAGGTGAGGGGAAAGAAAACATACTTACCTCCTGCTGCCTACTGGTTATCGAAGAGAGAGAAGACCATTTTCTGCCAAAGGTTAGCTAAGTTTAGAGGCCCTGATGGTTATTGTGGTAATATTGCGAATAGTGTTTCAGTTAACCCTCCAAATATTGGTAGTTTAAAGTCGCATGATCATCATGTCTTAGTACAGAACTTGTTACCAGCTGCATTAAGAGGGTTGTTACATAGGGGTCCTAGGATAGCCATAAATAGATTATGCAGTTACTTCAACAGGTTGTGTCAGCGCATCATTGACCCAGAGAAACTTATATCCATGGAGACAGAGTTTGTGGAGACAATGTGTCAGCTGGAGCGCTTCTTCCCTCCAGCCCTTTTTGATATCATGTTTCACCTTCCACTACATTTATCAAGAGAGGCACGGTTGGGAGGACCAGTTCACTTCCGATGGATGTATCCCTTCGAAAG GTACATGAAAACACTAAAGGCTTTTGTTAAGAATTATGCAAGGCCAGAAGCATGTATGGCTGAGGCGTATTTAGCTGGAGAATGTGTTGCATTTTGTTTAGAGTTCCTTAAAGAATCAGTACCAGTTCAAGAAGCAGTTAATCGTAATGAAGATGTTGAGGCTGATAGAATGGTGGTTGAAGGCCGACCTCTGCAGAAGGGTA